From a single Phragmites australis chromosome 7, lpPhrAust1.1, whole genome shotgun sequence genomic region:
- the LOC133924826 gene encoding uncharacterized protein LOC133924826, whose protein sequence is MQYRQGEKLVKRLAKAGTKPKRLPTHPPHRFPPKAPRRTPHSPASNQRRGQEEEARSKTRRENARPGTLPHSASVSLSAPRNPTDSDSAGEISRLTKERKETALGGEAVWVSSTAAATVPGMKGGGAKETVTASFVRFLLLLLLPLTAVYFFYTLHLLLTSASSAASCPPDSTSSVSLSRLSANLTADGAAAEKLPAVAASTATTLQHVVFGIAASSRFWDKRKEYIKVWWRPRGDMRGYVWLDRKVRESNMSTVRTGLPAIRISSDTSAFPYTHRRGHRSAIRISRIVSETFRLGLSDVRWFVMGDDDTVFFPDNLLTVLNKFDHRQPYYIGSLSESHLQNIYFSYGMAYGGGGFAISRPLAEALARMQDGCLRRYPALYGSDDRIQACMAELGVPLTKHPGFHQYDVYGDLLGLLASHPVAPIVTLHHLDVVKPLFPDTRWRPAAVRRLFDGPVKLDSAGVMQQSICYDGPNKWTVSVAWGFTVLVARGIMSPREMEMPARTFLNWYRRADYTAYAFNTRPMARSPCQKPAVYYLSSSRRAAGRGGETTVTRYERWRHPNETRPTCRWDIADPDAHLDHIVVLKKPDPRLWDRSPRRNCCRVLSPPEEGRKGEKTMTIDVGVCREGEFSQVAGV, encoded by the exons ATGCAGTACCGCCAAGGGGAGAAACTCGTAAAAAGGTTGGCAAAAGCTGGCACAAAACCGAAGCGCTTGCCGACCCACCCACCGCACCGATTCCCACCCAAAGCGCCGAGAAGAACCCCACACTCCCCGGCCTCGAACCAGAGGAgagggcaggaggaggaggcgcggaGTAAAACACGCCGGGAGAATGCGCGACCTGGCACTCTCCCGCACTCTGCCAGTGTAAGCCTCTCGGCCCCGCGAAATCCTACCGATTCTGATTCGGCCGGTGAAATCAGTCGGCTGACGAAAGAGCGGAAGGAGACGGCGTTGGGGGGCGAAGCGGTGTGGGTGAGCAGCACTGCAGCAGCAACGGTGCCGGGGATGAAGGGAGGGGGCGCGAAGGAGACGGTCACCGCCTCCTTCGTCCGCTTCCTCctactgctcctcctcccgCTCACCGCCGTCTACTTCTTCTACacgctccacctcctcctcacttCCGCGTCGTCGGCCGCCTCCTGCCCGCCTGACTCCACCTCCTCCGTATCGCTCTCCCGGCTGTCCGCCAACCTCACCGCcgatggcgccgccgccgagaagCTCCCCGCAGTCGCGGCGTCCACGGCGACGACGCTGCAGCACGTCGTGTTCGGCATCGCAGCGTCGTCGCGGTTCTGGGACAAGCGCAAGGAGTACATCAAGGTGTGGTGGCGCCCGCGCGGCGACATGCGCGGCTACGTGTGGCTGGACCGCAAGGTCCGGGAGTCCAACATGTCCACGGTGCGGACGGGGCTTCCGGCCATCAGGATCTCGTCAGATACCTCCGCTTTCCCCTACACGCACCGCCGCGGCCACCGCTCCGCCATCCGCATCTCCCGCATCGTCTCCGAGACATTCCGCCTCGGCCTCTCCGATGTGCGCTGGTTCGTCATGGGTGACGACGACACCGTCTTCTTCCCCGACAACCTCCTCACCGTGCTCAACAAGTTCGACCACCGCCAGCCCTACTACATCGGCTCCCTCTCCGAGAGCCACCTGCAGAACATCTACTTCTCGTACGGGATGGcctacggcggcggcggcttcgccATCAGCCGGCCGCTGGCCGAGGCGCTCGCGCGGATGCAGGACGGGTGCCTCCGCCGGTACCCGGCTCTGTACGGCAGCGACGACCGGATCCAGGCGTGCATGGCAGAGCTGGGCGTGCCGCTCACCAAGCACCCGGGGTTCCACCAGTACGACGTGTACGGCGACCTCCTGGGCCTCCTCGCGTCCCACCCGGTGGCGCCGATCGTGACGCTGCACCACCTCGACGTCGTGAAGCCCCTGTTCCCGGACACGAGGTGGCGCCCCGCGGCGGTGCGGCGGCTGTTCGATGGGCCGGTGAAGCTGGACTCGGCGGGGGTGATGCAGCAGTCCATCTGCTACGACGGTCCCAACAAGTGGACGGTGTCAGTGGCGTGGGGTTTCACTGTGCTGGTGGCGAGGGGGATAATGTCGCCGCGGGAGATGGAGATGCCGGCGCGCACGTTCCTCAACTGGTACCGGCGCGCCGACTACACGGCGTACGCGTTCAACACGAGGCCCATGGCGCGCAGCCCGTGCCAGAAGCCCGCGGTGTACTACCTGTCGTCGTCGCGGCGCGCGGCCGGGCGCGGCGGGGAGACCACGGTGACGCGGTACGAGCGGTGGCGCCACCCCAACGAGACGCGGCCCACGTGCCGGTGGGATATCGCCGACCCGGACGCGCATCTCGATCACATCGTCGTGCTCAAGAAGCCTGACCCCAGGTTATGGGACAGG TCTCCCAGGCGAAACTGCTGCAGAGTGCTGTCTCCTCCcgaggaggggaggaagggagaGAAGACGATGACCATCGATGTAGGCGTATGCAGGGAAGGCGAGTTCAGCCAAGTAGCAGGAGTATAA
- the LOC133924827 gene encoding brassinosteroid-responsive RING protein 1-like, producing MGFPVGYTELVLPKQLLHLLLLLGYVRRFLLWAFHAVGLGDLLDLGDDHQPLLQDHHARDPPQEAPQLLQHRRPEFRPVPAMVIEEVLPVVRFDELVAASPAACVVGGDCAVCLGGIGGGDEVRRLSNCRHVFHRGCLDRWMEHDQRTCPLCRAPLIPDEMAGALWATAAGVPDSSDFDFYFGAPLTPVPSPTLLRPHELLFSGLGGYQ from the coding sequence ATGGGCTTTCCGGTGGGCTACACGGAGCTGGTGCTCCCGAAGCAgctgctccacctcctcctcctcctcggttaCGTCCGCCGCTTCCTCCTCTGGGCGTTCCACGCCGTCGGCCTAGGCGACCTGCTGGATCTCGGGgacgaccaccagccgctgctgcAGGACCACCACGCGCGAGACCCACCGCAGGAGGCGCCGCAGCTGCTGCAGCACCGCCGCCCGGAATTCCGCCCGGTGCCGGCGATGGTCATCGAGGAGGTGCTCCCCGTGGTGCGGTTCGACGAGCTGGTGGCCGCGTCTCCCGCGGCGTGCGTCGTCGGCGGGGACTGCGCGGTGTGCCTTGgcggcatcggcggcggcgacgaggtgCGGCGGCTCAGCAACTGCCGCCACGTCTTCCACCGGGGCTGCCTGGACCGCTGGATGGAGCACGACCAGCGCACCTGCCCGCTCTGCCGCGCGCCGCTCATCCCCGACGAGATGGCCGGCGCGCTctgggccaccgccgccggcgtGCCCGACTCCTCCGACTTCGACTTCTACTTCGGCGCGCCCCTCACGCCGGTGCCCTCGCCGACGCTCCTCCGGCCGCACGAGCTGCTGTTCAGCGGCCTGGGCGGCTACCAGTGA
- the LOC133925589 gene encoding uncharacterized protein LOC133925589 codes for MSSRRANRTNMWAARFVLRDMANVESRFTQSRLAGLRRPGRRAVGRAGATRQAGRRAARWVGAAAATGGGASGGRDSRARLAPSGRCGQERVGQRRGGGREGAPAGSAAAGSAAGGRACGGRAGGRACGGRAAVSAPRWASLRRAGAAQAAGSAAGGRACGGRAAVSAPRWVSLRRAGAAPAAGSAAGTGRLP; via the exons ATGTCCTCGAGACGGGCAAATCGTACCAACATGTGGGCAGCCAGATTCGTGCTGCGTGACATGGCCAATGTGGAGAGTCGGTTCACT CAGAGCAGGCTTGCGGGCTTGCGGCGGCCGGGGCGTCGGGCGGTGGGCAGGGCAGGCGCCACGCGCCAGGCGGGGCGTCGGGCGGCCAGGTGGGTAGGCGCTGCGGCTGCGACGGGCGGCGGGGCGTCGGGCGGCCGCGACTCGCGAGCACGGCTGGCGCCTAGCGGGCGCTGCGGCCAGGAGCGTGTCGGGCAGCGGCGGGGAGGCGGACGGGAGGGCGCGCCTGCCGGGAGCGCGGCGGCCGGGAGCGCGGCGGGCGGGCGAGCCtgcggcgggcgggcgggcgggcgagcCTGCGGCGGGCGGGCGGCCGTGAGCGCGCCGCGGTGGGCGAGCCTGCGGAGGGCGGGCGCGGCGCAGGCGGCCGGGAGCGCGGCGGGCGGGCGAGCCTGCGGCGGGCGGGCGGCCGTGAGCGCGCCGCGGTGGGTGAGCCTGCGGCGGGCgggcgcggcgccggcggccgggaGCGCGGCGGGCACCGGCAGGCTGCCGTGA
- the LOC133924829 gene encoding uncharacterized protein LOC133924829 → MKRFFKPTSLNTQSTRESRVSEDCDAENDIVVVTPAPATSRIEYKGIKEFRQEFIIADPGLRIPIDEFDHDIRDEVRRAYVLKGPTQPIGHTFPKKQFGKDLRTFCAAWFTKYDWLEYSVEKDAAYCFYCYLFRYDPSESHFGYDVFSKVGFRNWKNAYKSLPEHVGGPNSAHNKARTACEDFKNQKASVSYKVMTHSKESEAKYEIRLTASLDCASYLLMQGHAFRGHDESSSSSNKGNFLEMIDWYKKRNEEVRIAFEELCPKNVRMLAPSVQKDLAKSCAQEITKEIKKEIGDGYFSILIDESRDISIKEQMAMIVRFVNKEGKVMERFLGLKHVTETTSDALKGALFELLSTHGLDIARVRGQGYDGASNMRGEFNGLQKLIRDENPYAFYVHCFAHQLQLVVVSVVGSCTSIHEFFEYVNMIVTTTSASCKRKDLLSSKHRENLLAKLDSGDIFSGRGKHQETNLARPGDTRWGSHYKTLIRIESMWVAVIEVLGLVQEDARNPTSAGGLMRIMESFNFVFIMKMMLKIFHITSELSLLLQRKDQNIVEAMSLLIDVKARLLNLRNHGWEPLFAEVKTFCKQNEIPIPNMDEIVPRWGQSRRSKISVTQDHHYRVDTFYVALDAINTEMTHRFSELSSELLICFSCLDPRDSFSKFDVHKIARLTEIYDIDFSISDRAVIKDQLETFILHVRRVEDFIGCHDLASLATKMVQTQRHIVFPLVYHLIELALVLPVATASVERVFSAMNIIKTDLRNRICDDWLNDLMLCYIERDLFRRLDSNAIKNRFQDMKTRKMNLPKPSSSRHN, encoded by the exons ATGAagagatttttcaaaccaacatCTTTGAATACCCAAAGTACGAGGGAGAGTAGAGTTAGTGAAGACTGTGATGCAGAAAATGATATAGTAGTTGTTACTCCTGCTCCTGCAACTTCTCGGATAGAATACAAAGGTATTAAAGAATTTAGGCAAGAGTTTATTATTGCCGATCCGGGACTTCGTATTCCAATAGATGAATTTGATCATGATATTAGAGATGAAGTTAGAAGAGCTTATGTGTTGAAGGGTCCGACTCAACCAATTGGACATACTTTCCCCAAAAAACAGTTTGGTAAAGATTTAAGGACTTTTTGTGCAGCATGGTTTACTAAATATGATTGGCTAGAATATAGTGTGGAGAAGGATGCAGCTTATTGTTTCTATTGCTATCTTTTTAGATATGATCCCTCAGAGTCTCATTTTGGGTATGATGTATTTTCAAAAGTAGGATTTAGAAATtggaagaatgcatataaatcattACCTGAACATGTTGGTGGGCCTAATAGTGCCCACAATAAAGCTAGAACAGCATGCGaagatttcaaaaatcaaaaggctAGTGTGTCATATAAGGTGATGACTCATAGTAAGGAATCAGAAGCCAAATATGAAATCCGTTTGACTGCATCTTTAGATTGTGCAAGCTATCTCCTAATGCAAGGTCATGCATTCCGTGGACACGatgaatcttcttcttcatcgaacaagggcaattttctagagatgattgattggtacaaaaaaagaaatgaggAAGTGAGGATTGCATTTGAGGAGTTATGTCCTAAAAATGTTCGTATGCTTGCACCATCAGTTCAAAAGGACCTTGCTAAGAGTTGTGCACAGGAGATAACCAAAGAGATAAAGAAAGAGATTGGTGATGGTTATTTCTCTATTCTTATCGATGAATCTCGTGATatatcaatcaaggagcagatGGCCATGATTGTGAG GTTCGTGAATAAGGAAGGAAAGGTTATGGAAAGATTTTTGGGTCTTAAGCATGTCACAGAAACAACATCAGATGCATTGAAAGGAGCTTTATTTGAGTTGCTTTCTACACACGGTTTGGACATTGCAAGAGTTCGAGGGCAGGGGTATGATGGAGCTTCGAATATGAGAGGTGAATTCAATGGTCTTCAGAAACTTATTAGAGATGAGAACCCGTATGCTTTCTATGTCCATTGTTTTGCACATCAATTGCAATTGGTAGTCGTTTCTGTCGTAGGTAGTTGCACATCTATTCATGAGTTCTTTGAATATGTTAATATGATTGTGACCACAACTAGTGCATCTTGCAAAAGAAAGGATTTATTATCTAGTAAGCACCGTGAGAACTTATTGGCCAAGTTAGATAGCGgtgatattttttctggaagagggaaacatcaagaaactaactTGGCCAGACCCGGGGATACTAGATGGGGTTCTCATTACAAAACTTTAATTCGTATTGAATCCATGTGGGTTGCTGTGATAGAGGTGCTAGGGCTTGTACAGGAAGATGCCCGAAATCCAACATCAGCGGGTGGTTTGATGAGAATAATGGAGAGCTTCAACTTTGTGTTCATTATGAAGATGATGTTGAAAATTTTTCATATTACAAGTGAGTTATCTCTACTCTTGCAAAGAAAGGATCAAAATATTGTTGAGGCCATGTCATTACTGATTGATGTGAAAGCACGTTTGCTTAACTTGAGGAATCATGGTTGGGAGCCATTGTTTGCGGAAGTCAAAACATTTTGTAAACAAAatgagataccaattccaaatATGGATGAAATAGTACCAAGATGGGGCCAATCAAGACGAAGTAAGATCAGTGTCACTCAAGACCATCATTATCGTGTTGACACATTTTATGTAGCTCTTGATGCTATAAACACAGAGATGACTCATCGTTTCAGTGAGCTATCTTCAGAGTTGCTTATATGtttttcttgtcttgatccaaGAGATAGTTTCTCAAAATTTGATGTGCACAAGATTGCTAGACTTACGGagatatatgacatagatttctCCATCAGCGATCGTGCAGTTATAAAAGATCAACttgaaacattcattcttcatgttcgaAGAGTTGAAGATTTTATTGGTTGTcatgatcttgcaagtctagcaACAAAAATGGTACAAACCCAAAGACATATTGTGTTTCCATTGGTGTACCACCTTATTGAGTTAGCATTGGTACTACCAGTTGCAACAGCATCTGTTGAAAGAGTCTTCTCGGCCATGAACATCATCAAGACTGATTTGCGCAACAGGATATGCGATGATTGGCTCAATGACTTGATGTTGTGTTATATTGAGCGGGATTTATTCAGAAGACTAGATTCTAATGCCATTAAGAACCGGTTTCAAGACATGAAAACAAGGAAGATGAATTTGCCTAAGCCTTCTAGTTCTAGACATAATTAA